In Blautia sp. SC05B48, a single genomic region encodes these proteins:
- a CDS encoding phosphoribosylanthranilate isomerase, with translation MREQPLKHGSRTRIKICGLTRPEDIQAVNQAKPDFAGFIVEFPKSRRNVTVEQLKALREELDDSILPVGVFVNAPMELPAQLLNEGTIALAQLHGQEDENYIRQLKTMTDQLLIKAFSIKTEADIKKAIRSEADYILLDQGAGGTGETFDWSLVPAIKRPWFLAGGLGCENLESAIHLLHPWAVDLSSSVETDGHKDPDKILEAVYAVRNIKEEI, from the coding sequence ATGAGAGAACAACCGTTGAAACATGGGAGCAGAACCAGGATCAAGATCTGCGGCCTGACCCGCCCGGAAGATATCCAGGCAGTGAACCAGGCTAAACCGGACTTTGCAGGATTCATTGTAGAATTCCCAAAAAGTAGAAGAAACGTCACCGTGGAGCAATTGAAGGCTCTCCGGGAAGAACTGGATGATAGCATTTTGCCGGTAGGCGTATTCGTCAATGCACCGATGGAGCTTCCCGCACAGCTTTTAAACGAAGGAACCATCGCACTGGCACAGCTTCACGGCCAGGAGGACGAGAATTATATCAGACAGCTTAAGACCATGACAGACCAGCTTCTGATAAAGGCTTTTTCCATAAAAACAGAAGCAGATATAAAGAAAGCGATCCGTTCGGAAGCAGACTATATTCTGCTGGATCAGGGCGCAGGAGGAACAGGAGAAACTTTCGACTGGAGTCTGGTACCGGCGATCAAACGTCCCTGGTTTCTGGCCGGAGGTCTGGGCTGTGAAAATCTGGAATCGGCCATACATCTGCTTCACCCCTGGGCAGTAGATTTAAGCAGCAGTGTAGAAACCGACGGTCACAAAGACCCGGATAAAATATTAGAAGCAGTATACGCAGTAAGGAACATAAAGGAGGAAATATAA
- the trpC gene encoding indole-3-glycerol phosphate synthase TrpC: MSEKNILEEIAEKTRERIRKEKRQFPLDQLKTLAEKAPQQPSFLEALKKPGMSYICEVKKASPSKGLIAPEFPYLEIAKEYEAAGASAISCLTEPFYFMGSDTYLREITEAVDIPILRKDFTVDKYMIYQAKAFGASAVLLICAILNDQELLEYRELAEALGMDALVEAHDENEVARALKTGAKIVGVNNRDLKTFKVDMNNSVRLRNLAPDNVVFVSESGIKNAGDIAILERNRVGAVLIGETLMRSPDKKAALENLNGGALV; this comes from the coding sequence ATGAGCGAAAAAAACATTCTGGAGGAAATTGCAGAAAAAACAAGAGAACGTATCCGGAAGGAAAAACGTCAGTTTCCCCTGGATCAGCTGAAAACCTTGGCAGAAAAAGCACCACAGCAGCCGTCCTTTCTGGAAGCGTTGAAAAAGCCGGGTATGTCCTACATCTGTGAAGTAAAAAAAGCTTCCCCCTCCAAGGGGCTGATCGCACCGGAATTTCCGTATCTGGAAATTGCGAAAGAATACGAGGCAGCAGGTGCATCTGCGATCTCCTGCCTCACAGAGCCATTTTATTTCATGGGAAGTGACACTTATCTCCGTGAGATCACAGAAGCAGTGGATATTCCTATCCTTCGGAAGGACTTCACGGTGGATAAGTACATGATCTATCAGGCAAAAGCATTCGGCGCATCGGCTGTACTTCTGATCTGTGCTATTTTAAATGACCAGGAACTCCTGGAATACAGGGAGTTAGCAGAAGCTCTGGGAATGGATGCACTGGTGGAAGCTCATGACGAGAATGAAGTGGCAAGAGCATTAAAGACAGGTGCAAAGATCGTCGGCGTAAATAACCGTGACCTGAAAACCTTTAAGGTTGATATGAACAACAGCGTCCGTCTTCGAAACCTGGCACCGGACAATGTGGTATTTGTGTCTGAGAGCGGAATCAAAAACGCAGGTGATATCGCTATCCTGGAAAGAAACCGGGTAGGTGCAGTCCTGATCGGTGAAACCCTGATGCGAAGCCCGGATAAGAAAGCAGCATTGGAAAATCTGAATGGTGGAGCACTTGTATAA
- the trpD gene encoding anthranilate phosphoribosyltransferase — protein MIKEAIIKLSKKEDLTYDEAEAVMNEIMDGAATPVQMASYLTALSLKGETIDEITASAAGMRAHCIKLLHDMNVLEIVGTGGDGANSFNISTTSSLVIVAGGVPVAKHGNRAASSKSGAADVLEALGVKITIPPEKSAEILKKINICFLFAQNYHIAMKYVAPIRKELGIRTVFNILGPLSNPAGANMELMGVFDQSLVEPLAQVMMKLGVNRGMVVFGQDKLDEISMSAPTSVCEIKDGWFQSYEITPEQFGYTRCSKEDLAGGTPAENAEITKAIVNGTEKGPKRQAVCMNAGAALYIAGKAKTIEDGVKMAENLIDSGAAAAKLAEFIKLSNEI, from the coding sequence ATGATCAAAGAAGCAATCATCAAGCTTTCAAAAAAAGAAGATCTTACATATGACGAAGCAGAAGCCGTAATGAATGAGATCATGGACGGAGCGGCAACACCGGTACAGATGGCATCCTACCTTACTGCACTTTCCCTGAAAGGAGAGACTATTGATGAGATCACTGCATCAGCAGCCGGAATGCGTGCACACTGCATCAAGCTTCTCCACGATATGAATGTTCTGGAAATCGTAGGAACCGGTGGTGACGGAGCAAACTCCTTTAATATTTCTACGACATCTTCTCTTGTGATCGTAGCAGGTGGCGTTCCGGTAGCAAAACACGGAAACCGTGCAGCATCTTCCAAGAGCGGTGCAGCAGATGTTCTGGAAGCACTTGGCGTAAAGATCACTATCCCGCCGGAAAAAAGTGCAGAGATCCTGAAAAAGATCAACATCTGTTTCCTGTTCGCACAGAATTATCATATTGCCATGAAATATGTGGCACCGATCCGTAAAGAGCTGGGAATCCGCACGGTATTTAATATCCTCGGACCATTAAGCAACCCGGCAGGCGCAAACATGGAGCTGATGGGAGTCTTTGACCAGTCTCTGGTAGAGCCGCTGGCACAGGTTATGATGAAGCTTGGCGTGAACCGCGGAATGGTAGTTTTCGGGCAGGATAAGCTGGATGAGATCTCCATGAGCGCACCGACTTCTGTGTGCGAGATCAAGGACGGATGGTTCCAGTCCTATGAGATCACACCGGAGCAGTTCGGCTATACACGCTGCAGCAAAGAAGATCTGGCAGGCGGCACACCGGCAGAGAACGCAGAGATCACAAAAGCCATTGTAAACGGAACCGAAAAAGGCCCGAAGCGTCAGGCGGTCTGCATGAACGCAGGTGCAGCACTTTATATCGCAGGAAAGGCGAAGACTATAGAAGATGGCGTGAAGATGGCTGAAAACCTGATCGACAGTGGTGCAGCTGCTGCCAAGCTTGCGGAATTTATCAAATTAAGTAACGAGATTTGA
- a CDS encoding anthranilate synthase component II, whose translation MIVLIDNYDSFSYNVYQLIGSVEPDIKVVRNDEVTIKELEAMKPEALILSPGPGKPEDAGICIESIKYFKNKLPILGICLGHQSICEAFGGTVSYAKELMHGKQKEIHKVGKSRMFEGLPETFPAARYHSLAAIRDTLPEELVVTAESEDGEVMALEHKEYPIFGLQFHPESVMTPDGKTMVENFMKVIRDR comes from the coding sequence ATGATAGTACTGATCGATAATTATGATAGCTTTTCCTACAATGTTTACCAGCTAATCGGTTCTGTGGAGCCGGATATCAAAGTGGTAAGAAATGATGAAGTGACCATCAAAGAGCTGGAGGCCATGAAGCCGGAGGCATTGATTCTTTCCCCTGGTCCGGGAAAACCGGAGGATGCGGGAATCTGTATTGAATCCATAAAATATTTCAAAAACAAGCTGCCGATCCTGGGTATCTGCCTTGGACATCAGTCCATCTGTGAAGCCTTCGGAGGGACAGTATCCTACGCAAAAGAGCTGATGCATGGAAAGCAGAAAGAGATACATAAAGTTGGAAAGAGCCGGATGTTTGAAGGACTTCCGGAAACTTTTCCGGCAGCCAGATATCACTCACTGGCAGCTATCCGGGATACCTTACCGGAGGAACTGGTTGTTACCGCTGAGTCTGAGGACGGAGAGGTGATGGCACTGGAGCATAAAGAATATCCGATATTCGGATTACAGTTCCATCCGGAATCTGTTATGACACCGGATGGAAAAACAATGGTCGAGAACTTTATGAAGGTTATCAGAGACAGATAA
- the trpE gene encoding anthranilate synthase component I, with protein MYPTLEKIKELAQSGEYRRIPVCRELYSDRYTPVEVMKTLRTASRHCYLLESASQTEVWGRYSFLGYEPSMEITCTDGKLQIRRIHEDGTEEKTVQQVKHPGDAIREILKEYKSPVLENMPTFTGGLVGYFSYDYIKYSEPKLKLTDETVQDFRDMDLMLFDQVIAFDHYRQKVLLITGVMTDDLENSYQKAEAKLEEMTDLIRNGKQKEFPSLKLKSSIEPQFPKAKYCEMVEKAKHYIHEGDIFQVVLSNPMRAKAEGSLFDTYRVLRATNPSPYMFYFSSDDIEIAGASPETLARLAGTELSTFPLAGTRPRGKTKEEDLALEKGLLADEKECAEHNMLVDLGRNDIGKISKIGTVNVEKYMCIERFSHVMHIGSTVTGQIRDDRDAVDAVDAILPAGTLSGAPKFRACQIIQELEQIKRGIYGGAIGYLDFAGNLDTCIAIRLVYKKNGEICIRSGAGIVADSIPESEFQECCNKARAVVQAIETAQEGLE; from the coding sequence ATGTATCCAACATTAGAAAAAATCAAAGAACTCGCACAGTCAGGCGAATACCGGCGAATCCCTGTATGCAGAGAGCTGTATTCCGACCGCTATACACCCGTAGAAGTCATGAAGACCTTACGCACAGCCAGCAGACATTGCTATCTTCTGGAAAGTGCCAGCCAGACAGAGGTATGGGGACGCTATTCCTTCCTGGGATATGAGCCATCCATGGAGATCACCTGTACAGACGGAAAGCTTCAGATCCGCAGGATCCATGAGGACGGAACGGAAGAAAAAACCGTACAGCAGGTGAAGCATCCGGGAGATGCTATTCGGGAGATCCTGAAAGAATACAAAAGCCCGGTGCTGGAAAATATGCCGACCTTTACCGGAGGTCTGGTAGGATATTTTTCCTACGATTATATTAAGTACAGCGAGCCGAAGTTGAAGCTTACCGACGAGACAGTACAGGATTTTCGGGACATGGATCTGATGCTTTTTGACCAGGTGATCGCCTTTGACCATTACAGACAGAAGGTGCTTCTGATCACCGGGGTGATGACGGATGATCTGGAAAATTCCTATCAGAAGGCGGAAGCAAAATTAGAAGAGATGACAGATCTGATCCGAAACGGAAAACAGAAGGAATTTCCGTCTTTGAAACTGAAATCTTCCATTGAGCCGCAGTTCCCGAAAGCAAAATACTGTGAGATGGTTGAGAAAGCGAAGCATTACATCCACGAAGGAGATATTTTCCAGGTGGTGCTCTCCAATCCGATGCGAGCGAAAGCAGAGGGAAGTCTGTTTGATACATACCGTGTTCTTAGGGCTACCAATCCTTCGCCGTATATGTTTTATTTTTCCAGTGATGATATTGAGATTGCAGGAGCCTCCCCGGAAACACTTGCCAGGCTTGCAGGAACAGAATTAAGTACCTTCCCGCTTGCAGGAACAAGACCAAGAGGCAAGACAAAAGAAGAGGACCTGGCGCTGGAAAAAGGACTCCTGGCTGATGAGAAGGAATGTGCCGAGCATAACATGCTGGTGGATCTTGGTCGAAATGATATCGGAAAGATCAGTAAGATCGGTACTGTGAATGTAGAAAAATATATGTGCATCGAGCGTTTTTCTCATGTGATGCATATTGGTTCCACAGTTACCGGCCAGATCCGGGATGACAGGGATGCGGTGGATGCAGTGGATGCCATCCTTCCGGCAGGAACACTTTCCGGAGCACCGAAATTCCGTGCCTGCCAGATCATCCAGGAACTGGAACAGATCAAGCGAGGCATTTACGGCGGTGCTATCGGATATCTGGATTTTGCCGGAAACCTGGATACCTGTATTGCCATTCGCCTGGTTTATAAGAAAAACGGTGAGATCTGTATCCGGTCAGGAGCAGGGATCGTAGCAGACAGTATTCCGGAAAGTGAATTTCAGGAGTGCTGCAACAAGGCAAGAGCCGTTGTACAGGCAATCGAAACTGCACAGGAGGGACTGGAATGA